In the genome of Mytilus edulis chromosome 14, xbMytEdul2.2, whole genome shotgun sequence, the window ATCACAACaattaccaattttttttaaagttataaattataaattcaatagaaatgcactcaattctttttaaattgcaaaaaaaatacaGATACAAGATATGTTATCCGCAGTAAGATAATTAGCTAGAGATATAgaagagggttgagatctaaaagaaacatgtttaaccccgccgcatttgcgcctgtcccaagtcaggagtcctTGGCATGTTTGGTCGCTTTTagatttgtatgattttttttatttcagtttcttttatatatttcggagtttagtatgacatccattatcacttaactagtatacaTCTTTGTTTATGGACCAGCTGAAACAATACTCCGCGTGCCTGAttatctcgctacattgaagacccattggtggccttcggcttgtatctgctcttttgtcgggttgttgtctcttttacacattccccatttacattctcaattttaataagaCTTTACAATGATTGctatattacaaaaatatgtcCAATCTGATTACAATACATATCATGTGTCCAAGCTTTGATTACGAGGATTTGACAACACTCAATTCTATTTTCTGTATTGATGTTTATTAAGGGAGTCAATCAAATTTCTGCTTATATATGTTTGAATGTGTTTTATTCGGCCAAATTAAAGGATCCATGAAGACATTTTAAACAGAAAGTAGGACAGAAAGGTTTCATATCCTTGTAAGAGAAGCTAGGACACTTTTGATATGTATTTTGATCAATTTGGAATAggtcaatacaaataaatgacaCAGCTGCTTAAAACTTCGCATTGCTATTGTATACTATCTTATATACCATATTTCAACGTTCATAACTATTCGTTATATATGTACGTATGTAACTATCAATAACGTTAAATTTCTCTTGAACTTGAGTACATGGTTGAATAAGTGATTCTATTTTCAGATTTGTGTGTCGGACTTTTCCATGTTTTGCCGGAAACGATTCATGTTTGGTTCGAAGTTGATTGGAATGAGTTTAACTGTTATGTATTTTATGGATATCTCGCAACgttttcattttatgtgtcaacatATGCCATAGTTGTTTTATCTATAGACCGAATGAACGTAATTGTGAAACCATTATCAACCGTCACTAAATTAAAGGCATATAGATATGGACTAGCACTGTCTGCATGGATTCTTGGATCGCTACTTGCAATTCAATATGTTGTGCATGTGACTTACTACtcaccaaaaatatatttaaaggatGCATGCCTCCACGAATTTCCGTACGACCAAGTAAGTAAGATATAATAATATGTCACAATGTGGTTCTATACATTTCAGCGCGCCACATGCTcttaatataaaatttagaatggaaatgcgaaatgtgtcaaagataccaacaacccgaccaaagagcagacaacagcaaaaggccaccaatgggtcttcagtgcAGCGAGAAACTTCAGCTGACTCCTAAATTATAATGTATAGTGACAATGGACGTCTTattaaactccgaaatatacacaagaaattaaaattaaaaatcaggggagactaacaaaggccagaggctcttgactagGGACAAGCGCAATGCGCAGGTCATTATTTATTATGTCCTTGTCTTAAcctctatttttctattttagtaTTTCCACGGTCTTGTATAATtgctttttaaacaatatttagtTCAAAATTAATGTGCTGATTAATGcaactttattaattttttgtcatTCCAATGTAACGGATTGAATCCAGGATTACAGTTAACATATTAAACGTTGCATGAATATACAAAAGAATTTTTTAACAATGATATGCCAATGTAAGAATTATCAAATTTCATAACGGATTCATTTCATCAAACTCGTATCTAACTCGTTTGTGAAgtgttatttttcttaatatatttGGAATAGTAAAACATTTGATGTTGGCGACATCATTTAACAATATCTGATTAATGTATATCACAGACCTTTTAATTTTGTAATGCAATGTGTGCATGTTGCCATCCATACAAAATATTAacgaaaaaataattcaaatataaattaaagtgACGCGTTACAAAAGTGGTTCATGAGTCGTATAATGCGAGACTATCTTGGTAATTATTTCAGACAATTTTTTACCAATACAGATTTGATAAAAGAATCTTTTCAATTGAATGCAATCTATCATATCCTATAATAGGATGCAATTTTCCGCTTTCAATGATCAGCGAAATCCCTTGCTATACAATCTCATGTTTTAAATATTGAGTTATAACTTTGTAATTCTGATGTTTTTATAGACATTTACTAGTCATGTCTCACTAACACAAGAAACATGGTTCGTTTTTGTAGGTAATTCGATATTTTGATGTATTTGTTCTCCTCATTATACCGTTGATGTTCATTATAACTTGTTATATAATGATTTATATGGCGATCCACAGAAGACAGATGTACAAATTTATTTCAACAAACTCAACTAACGACGGTAAGAATGTCGATattcataacttttttgataaatgAGAATTTGACCAAGCCATGATATTAACTCGAGTACTGTGAAtagttataagaagatgtggtatgagtgcaaatgggACCTCTctttatccaagtcacaatttatcaaGGTGACCCATatgataggtcaaagtacggtattTTTaaaacacggagcctttgctcacaccgaccAACAGGATATAAAGGGCTCTAAAATATTTTTAGTCTAAAACCATCATTTTAGCGATCTAAGCTATTAGAAATGCATGTATAACGCTTATATAAATCATCAGGAATATGTAATACTGGTGTCTTTCTTTATTCaactttatcaaataaattaGGAAATTGCGAAAATGAATGGCCGCAACGTGGATTAGAAAGGGTAACATACGACATAAAGTATAAGCTAAAATTAGTTTgtttacacagctacttttgtataggtactatttctgtactaaaactttgtagtactggaaatctacttttaatagtcagtactattttgttactctaacattattgtaatatttaggtacctatattttacagtactttatttgtacttgaaatcaAGGTGCTACATTATTTTTGGTTattaccgttacattttcagcatttggaaagtttttctatttcaaatctcttaaagttatgtttctcaaacatggaatattgtattatttctgtatcAAAATAttgagtacaaatcaagtactgtaaaaaaaaaaaacaagtaccTAAATActacaatagttttaaagtaaagaaatagtactaaatattaaaagtaaatttccagtactgatttttttagtacagaaatagtagcTGTGTACAGTATATAATTCCATTACTTTGATACACAGATCGTTTACAAGTTTATAATGTTTATTGACATTAAATAACCATAGTTTAACATATATAGATTAAATGAATCGAGTTGATATCGAGCGATATTTATTCTGTAGgtgttaatcatgtttttcttatAGCAAATAAAACTTTGTTCTTGTCTATTGTAACAAATAGTAACATGTCATGAGTTCATTTCCAATTTCACACATTAACCTATTAGGTTTTGAAACCCTTTGGAATTAAATTTACAATGAGAATCTCAACAGATGCAACATGTGAGGGGTTGGTATATCATTACGAAATTATAATTtttgagactgtcatacaagtgagaggtttagctagctctaaaacctggtttaatccaccattttccacgTAGTAAAATGTCTTTACAAAGTTacaaatatgacagttgttatccataagtttgatgtgtttgagctttttattttgccatgggatttggattttcctcggagttaagtatttttgtgatttttcttttcataatccTCCGTTTCCAAAgttgaaaaacaacaaaaagtcaATGGAAATATCTCTTTGTGTGACAAACATAATACATGACACAAACACCATATACCAATGTtataataactatatatatactCGTATAAATTTCGGCCAAAGTATATGTCCATCAAACGAGtaacatgaaaacaaaatgttagttttctgaaacttttttttacttgtagtaacaaattgaatgtttttctatttattaaATGCTCCCCATCTACGTTTGTTGTCAATTGACCTGCCTTAAGCTTGCTAAAgatgttgtaaacaagatattaGTCTTTTCACTTTCGACACTGCAGTAGAACTAATATCATGTATGTTGTATGCTTTGGTTTGAAATTAGATTCATAGGTGAAAATATATTACTCGGAAAAGAACAATCTATGTTCTCCATGTCCTTCAAAATGTTATTTTGTTTAAAGATTTCTGCtttttgctatatattttttctatgaaCGAAAGGACAAGTTAGTTTTTCAATACAGTTTCTTTTAAACTATAGTAATGGTtaaccaaacaaaaaaatacaatttttatttttcttaaacaggtATTGGTAAATATGAATGATATAAAACGTTGTAATGGTAAATTTCATGAAGTAAGAACCATCatgtacaaatttaagaccgatttgaaatacatgtttttatatatttctagGTGTGCATGAACGTTTAAATTTCAACGCAAAGATGAGGACTGTGAAACAACTGCTTGTAATTTCAGTAGGTAAGACTAAATGGTTTTAAATTCAAATCAAAAGGAAACTTCTGGATTCATTATTTTAAACTCTTTGTAGGATACTGATCATAAGCATAAGGCTGAATTATTTGGATGATAGTTTAATAAGTCAAAAAAATGTCTTTACAATTAAATAAATTAGATAAATTATTGACGCCAAAATCAACTTCGAAAgcaacaaaattaaacaaaacacacAACATTAACAAAGGCCAAAGGTTCCTGATTTGGAACACGTTCAAAACTGTGATTTGATTTAATATATTATGTGAGGTATCAACTCCACCCCTTATATTTCTAGCCAATGtggaataaaaaaacaatatcagCAACACGCACTTTAAAAATCAGTACGTATTTTTAGAAGTATAGTTAACATGATTAAAAATGTTTGCTCttctgttttaatttaacaattgttttaaaagactgttatcaATTGATAGTGTATAAATTAAGAactaaaaaagtaaagaaaaaaattagggtTCGTGTGGTGGTTTTCGAGATTTAAGCCATTGCAAATAATGCCCTCTAGATTTGTCGTTCGTTTAACATTGgcactcttttttttatattttaaggagcatatattaaattatttaataaatcattAATAATGCATCTTTATATGAAAGTAGCTGTGAGTTTTTGGGGTCGAACAATCTAATAAGTTGTCACTTGCAAATCTCTGTGGTCGTATGTAAAATCATAACGAGGTGAGTtcgattccaatcttaattggtttgaAATTGCTTATCTTCATGCAGATTGTTTCGTTTGTTAGGTCTTCCAACACTTATTAAACAGACTGTTATTAAAAGAATTCTATATCCCAAATTACTTAAAGAAGCTTTAATTatcaattaagaaataaacaacaattaaTACATTTGTCTTTAGAAGTCggtttttgttttgctttatatttgtatattcacCGTTTTATGATTTCAGTTTATGTGATATGCTGGACTCCATTATTTTCTGCATCACTGTTACAGTACTATGGGGTATTAGACTATGGAATAACGTTCAGAGTTCTTTATGGACTAGCACCATTGAACAGTTTGACAAATCCAGTTATTTTTCTCTTATTCAATTATAACATATTCTGCAAAGTTCGTAAATCTTCGAACAAAACTACCATTGTTTTGAAAACTAACAGTACATCTACTAATTCTAATGCTACGTATCTGTAAATTAAACCTGCTACAAATTAAATCTTTGTAATCGGTCACCCAGGTACTCACTCGAATATAAATCCGAAACGATGGTCACTTCGTCTTGGCTAATCGACACTGACATGTACATTACAACATAAATCACAAACAGTTGTGTTGTGATTGTTTTTGTGCGCTCAGTGAACATTAACTCTGTGAGAGGATTTCCCGGAAAATCTGTCGGGATTGATAGCTCGTGAAACATGTAAGAGCATAAATGTCAAAAACACATTATAAAGTCAATATTTTCTTCCAAATGAAGTATTGCATCCATGGAAATGGACACTTAAGTATTATCTGTTACCACAAAAATGTCTACGTTGCTACCAAAGGTGCGGAAAATCAACAGTATTAGTGAGCATGTATGGTGTAGGAATAAAACACAAGCAGTCAGCTGATTTCAGCACTATTCAAACACAACGGCTTTACTCAAGTTAACAAGATTTTATTAGCAGAAACAAATAAAGTAAAAGCCAAACCTCCAATGATttttgattgccaataagacaactatttaATAGATGCAAAAGAACAAAACTGATACCGCATAGCAATCTTGAAAAAGCTTTACATAACAAATTcaaatcaaatgagaaaacaaaatgttagaattctgtaaaaaaataattagaggACTGATGTTGTAATTCCTCCTACTTCTTACAAAAGTGTAATCAAGTACTTGTTGTTAAGTGATTATTTCATAACTTTTATGATCTACATAATCGATCGTTGTaacattaaattgagaatggaacagTATGAAACAATTACTGAATTCATTAACAAACAGCTATATACGATGTTTTGCATATAACGCTTTATGTAACGATAATGTATTTTTGAAATGTAATCCCAGTCTTATTTGTTACCTAAACCTTATTTCACGTAAGAGTTATTTTACGGAAATATACAAGTTATACCACTAAGTATCACAGTTGTGTCTTGGGCACTGATTTTATATTAATTCATATCATCGTGTTTAAGTATGGAAATTAGATCGGTTCAAAGTGTTCAAATTAAACGGTGATTTCGTATGCTTTGAAAATAATAGATCTGGTCAGGTAGAGTTTCTTGTCTGATTAATAAGAGCTGAATTGTCTCTTTGAACAATACGTCAAAGTTGAAATTAATAGTCATTCTTTTTCTGACTTGTCtgtgtatagatataagaagatgtgttatgagtgcaaCTAGACtaccttccatccaagtcatccaaatcttaatttgtaaaagttaagtaatatcggtcaaagtacggtcttcaaaagggagctttggctcacaccaaacaacaagctataaagcgTCCCAAAATAACTAGGCAAGTGTAAACCACtccaaaaagaaataaaatataatacaaatcaATCGAGAAAACCAATTGTCTGAATTATGTTAAAAACCTTAGGGGACTGATGTGTTGTAATTTCACCTACTTCTTACAAAGGTATAATCAAGTACGTGTggttttttcagaattttttttatctacataaTTGATCGTTGTAACATTAAATTGAGAAGAGAACGGTATGAAAAAATTACTGAATTGATTAACAAACAGCGATTTAAGATGTTTTGCATATACCGCTTAATGTAACGACAATTCGTTTTTGAAATGTAATCCCATTTTCTTTTCtacctgaaattttttttacgTAAGAGCTATTTTACGGAAATATCCAAATTATACCACTAAGCAACACAGTTGTGTCTTGGGCACTGATTTCATATTAATTCATATAATCGTGTTTTTGTATGGAAATTAGATCGGTTCAAATTGTTGAAAATGAACGTTGATTTTGTATGCATTTAAAATAATAGATCTGGTCAGGTAGAATTTCTTGTCTGATTTATAAGAGCTTAACTGTCTCTTTGAACAAAACGCCAAAGTTGAAATTAATATCCATTATTTTTCTGGTTTgtctctgtatatatatataagaagacgTGTTATGAGTTTCAAGGTATAGTTTGTAAAAaataaccattataggtcaaagtgcggtCTTCAACACCGAGCATTGTCTCaaaccgaacaataagctataaagcaTCCCATAATGAGTAGTGTGAACTATTCATAAGGAAACAAAAGgtcttttctttataaaaaaaaaaagagaaatgaaaAATATTGCGAATAACAACAAATTACACCACCCAATGAACATCGGTTCCTGATTTAAGACAGGTGCACACAAATGCAGACATTTTAATAGAGAATTTTACGTTTCAAACGAAACTTACGTACGTAAAAGCAAGTAACTTAGGCTTACAATTATACGGATTTATAAGACATAATATAAGTTGTGGTTGTCTCCCTTCGCCGGTTTCGGCATGTCAAATTGCAGTCGGAtactattgttttatttataaaataaaattcatgtaCCAGGCACGGATCGTTCGATATTGGAGGGAGGGGAATGGTGGTTGTTGTATGGGAGGGGTAGGGAGGGGTCGTGCTATGAATTTAAAATGAAGACATTTCTGCCCACTAGAtagttttcaaaacaaaatttccgCATCAAAATCTCCCCTCCCCCCTTTTCCGAAGAATTAAGTGTACAATGACTTAATGAGAAattaaacaagtataaagttaaacCAAATGCAAAAGGTTCTTCTTTATACAATCATATCTGTTCGGGAGGGGCCTAGATCAAATTTGAAATTAACAGGCAGGCCTCTCGAATTGATGGTGAAACACATGTTGGTAGactatttacaaaatcaaaaggcaaaataaaaaaaattgttgcaaaacatttttttggaaCATAGAAAAATCATGTAGTTGGCAAGCAATGACAAAATAGGCTCAATTTCTCCAATTAGAAATACAACAAATGTATCCATGCACCCCCTCCCCtaaaaataaaagggtttctccCTTATCCTAAACATGGACATGTATTTAGCTGAACGAAAGTAAAATGtgtacaaaagtaaaaaaaataacacatttacAGAATTTGTTTTACCACAAAC includes:
- the LOC139503129 gene encoding cardioacceleratory peptide receptor-like, with the protein product MTGDNITLSYANNTFFSKETADDINMKIFEEIFKWISFGIFSGIVILNTIVIGLLMRRKKKSRMGFFVANLAYADLCVGLFHVLPETIHVWFEVDWNEFNCYVFYGYLATFSFYVSTYAIVVLSIDRMNVIVKPLSTVTKLKAYRYGLALSAWILGSLLAIQYVVHVTYYSPKIYLKDACLHEFPYDQVIRYFDVFVLLIIPLMFIITCYIMIYMAIHRRQMYKFISTNSTNDGVHERLNFNAKMRTVKQLLVISVVYVICWTPLFSASLLQYYGVLDYGITFRVLYGLAPLNSLTNPVIFLLFNYNIFCKVRKSSNKTTIVLKTNSTSTNSNATYL